Proteins co-encoded in one Coraliomargarita parva genomic window:
- the serA gene encoding phosphoglycerate dehydrogenase, translating into MKILVADRISPIGVDLFKAEAGFEVIEAYGSSPEQILELVKDVDAIAVRSDTKITAEVIAAAPKLKVVGRAGVGVDNIDIEAATDKGVIVMNTPTGNTIATAELTFTHMLAGTRPIVQACSGMREGKWDRKKYTGSELNGKTLGVLGLGRIGAEVSKRAMAFNMDVLAYDPYLTESRAKSLGVKQATLDEVIEQADYITVHMPMTAETKHMLNADAFARMKDGVRVFNCARGGIIEEAALIEALNSGKVAAAGLDVYEDEPPAEDSPLRSIPNLVLTPHLGASTQEAQENVGIDVAKQMLETLKGGMVINAINMPSVDPKVLEKLGPYIGLGEKIGTFAQQLAPEGVEKITIRYYGKIVEFDTLPLTNAIQRGYLREISDHVNNVNAPKKIERLGIESEQVKSSTHADFNELIEVEVACKGGKTRTIGGTLVGKNQNPRIVTIDGHGVEVNTDATLLVLKNKDVPGIVGFIGVTLGEDQVNIANMSLSRDKGEGFAVSVFELDSAPSEAAAKKLVEHPAIEKYRVIKL; encoded by the coding sequence ATGAAAATACTAGTCGCAGACCGCATCTCACCCATTGGCGTTGATTTGTTCAAAGCTGAAGCAGGCTTTGAAGTGATTGAAGCCTACGGGTCCTCCCCAGAGCAGATCCTTGAACTCGTCAAGGACGTCGACGCGATTGCCGTGCGATCCGATACCAAGATCACTGCCGAAGTCATTGCGGCTGCGCCGAAGCTGAAGGTTGTGGGGCGTGCCGGTGTGGGGGTCGATAATATCGATATCGAGGCCGCCACCGATAAAGGGGTGATCGTGATGAATACGCCGACCGGCAACACCATTGCCACGGCAGAACTGACTTTTACTCACATGCTGGCGGGCACCCGTCCGATTGTGCAGGCTTGTTCCGGCATGCGCGAAGGCAAGTGGGACCGCAAGAAGTACACCGGTTCCGAACTCAACGGTAAGACCCTCGGTGTGCTGGGCCTGGGCCGTATCGGTGCCGAGGTTTCCAAGCGTGCCATGGCCTTCAACATGGATGTGCTGGCCTATGACCCGTATTTGACCGAGTCCCGTGCCAAGTCTCTGGGCGTGAAACAGGCGACCCTGGACGAAGTGATCGAGCAGGCCGACTACATCACGGTACACATGCCGATGACGGCCGAGACCAAGCACATGCTCAATGCGGACGCCTTTGCCCGCATGAAGGACGGCGTACGCGTCTTCAATTGTGCCCGTGGCGGTATCATCGAAGAAGCTGCCTTGATTGAAGCTTTGAACAGCGGCAAGGTCGCTGCCGCCGGTCTGGACGTCTATGAGGACGAGCCGCCGGCCGAGGACAGCCCGCTCCGCAGCATTCCGAATCTTGTGCTCACCCCGCACCTCGGCGCCTCCACCCAGGAAGCCCAGGAAAATGTCGGGATTGACGTGGCCAAGCAGATGCTTGAGACCCTGAAGGGCGGCATGGTGATCAATGCCATCAACATGCCTTCGGTCGACCCGAAGGTGCTGGAAAAGCTCGGTCCCTATATCGGACTGGGCGAGAAGATCGGTACTTTTGCCCAGCAACTTGCGCCGGAAGGCGTGGAAAAGATCACGATCCGTTATTATGGCAAGATCGTCGAGTTCGACACCCTGCCTTTGACCAATGCGATCCAGCGCGGCTACCTGCGCGAGATCTCGGACCACGTGAACAACGTCAATGCGCCGAAGAAGATCGAGCGTCTGGGAATCGAAAGCGAGCAGGTCAAGAGCAGCACGCATGCGGACTTCAACGAATTGATCGAGGTCGAGGTTGCCTGCAAGGGCGGCAAGACCCGCACCATCGGCGGCACCTTGGTCGGCAAGAACCAGAACCCGCGCATCGTGACCATCGACGGTCATGGGGTGGAGGTGAACACCGATGCGACCCTGTTGGTCCTGAAGAACAAGGATGTTCCTGGCATCGTCGGATTCATTGGTGTGACCCTGGGCGAGGACCAGGTCAATATCGCCAACATGTCGCTTAGCCGCGACAAGGGCGAGGGCTTTGCGGTCAGTGTCTTTGAGCTCGACAGCGCACCTTCCGAGGCCGCAGCCAAGAAACTGGTCGAGCATCCTGCGATTGAAAAGTATCGCGTGATCAAGCTTTAA
- the plsY gene encoding glycerol-3-phosphate 1-O-acyltransferase PlsY: MSPFQITLVSVIGYLLGSISFAVIVAKAKGVDIFKEGSGNPGATNVKRTLGAKWGNLVFFFDALKGFAAAGWPLLLVGGELGLRMGIIGLVAAIIGHSFSVFLKFKGGKGVATTMGGLLALMPLVLLIGLIAWLALYYTSKIVALASIVFALSLPVSAYCLHGVADPRMTLALLLGVLIVVRHRSNISRLLQGKENSFKK; the protein is encoded by the coding sequence ATGTCCCCGTTCCAGATCACGCTTGTTTCCGTCATCGGTTATCTCCTCGGTTCGATCAGCTTTGCGGTGATCGTGGCCAAAGCCAAGGGGGTGGATATCTTCAAGGAAGGCAGCGGCAATCCCGGTGCGACCAATGTGAAGCGTACGCTCGGGGCAAAGTGGGGGAATCTGGTGTTCTTCTTCGATGCCTTGAAGGGCTTTGCCGCAGCCGGCTGGCCGCTGCTGCTCGTTGGAGGCGAACTGGGCCTGCGGATGGGAATTATCGGCTTGGTGGCTGCGATTATCGGCCACAGCTTCTCGGTTTTTCTCAAGTTTAAAGGGGGAAAAGGCGTTGCCACCACGATGGGAGGGCTGCTGGCTCTCATGCCGCTGGTCTTGTTGATCGGTCTGATTGCCTGGCTGGCGCTGTATTATACCAGCAAGATCGTTGCGTTGGCCTCGATCGTGTTTGCGCTCAGTTTGCCGGTGAGTGCCTATTGCCTGCACGGTGTGGCGGATCCGCGCATGACCCTCGCGCTCTTGCTCGGCGTCTTGATCGTGGTGCGTCATCGCTCGAACATCTCGCGCCTCCTTCAGGGGAAGGAAAACAGCTTCAAGAAGTAA
- a CDS encoding homoserine dehydrogenase codes for MAEKRNIRIGLLGFGVVGQGVWKNIENNRQALERRLGAHLDITQIVVKNASKQREVEVPAERYSTDPARVVENPEVDIVCELMGGTGEALDLTRRALSQGKIVVTANKALICEHGEELFELARKSGGHYFYEASVAGGIPIIKTIREALVANRFKLIFGILNGTSNYILTRMEREGLTFDATLGDARALGYVEADEALDLDGIDAAHKAVILAYLAHGKWVKLDEIICEGIRDITADDIEIARQLGYKIKLLAVIARDFEANKLSVRLHPALISKKEVIAGVDEVYNGVSVTGDVVGTTVLIGRGAGQDATSSSVISDIADAVFMLQGAPAPVISEEDEEVYQQLADGLELTTPEELEGRYYLRIHVKDQEGVLARISNILAEHHISFATVNQKELEDGSALIMVTTHKAGESAVNAAKLSLAAEAIVLGKPVSFRVFDPSKLI; via the coding sequence ATGGCAGAGAAACGTAACATCCGCATCGGTCTCCTTGGCTTCGGCGTCGTCGGGCAAGGAGTCTGGAAGAATATAGAAAACAACCGCCAGGCCCTGGAGCGGCGGTTGGGTGCCCATCTCGACATTACGCAAATTGTGGTCAAAAATGCTAGCAAGCAGCGTGAGGTCGAAGTGCCGGCGGAGCGTTATTCGACCGATCCCGCCCGAGTGGTGGAAAATCCGGAGGTCGATATTGTCTGTGAACTGATGGGGGGCACCGGGGAGGCGTTGGATCTGACACGTCGTGCGCTGAGCCAGGGGAAGATAGTCGTGACTGCCAACAAGGCGCTGATTTGCGAACATGGTGAGGAACTCTTTGAACTCGCACGCAAGAGCGGCGGACATTATTTCTACGAAGCTTCGGTGGCCGGGGGCATTCCGATCATCAAGACCATCCGCGAGGCGCTCGTGGCCAATCGCTTCAAGCTCATTTTCGGAATCCTGAACGGCACGTCCAACTACATCCTGACGCGCATGGAACGGGAAGGTTTGACTTTTGACGCGACGCTGGGCGATGCCCGCGCGCTGGGCTATGTGGAAGCGGACGAGGCACTGGACCTCGATGGCATCGATGCCGCCCACAAGGCCGTCATCCTCGCCTACCTTGCCCATGGGAAGTGGGTGAAGCTGGACGAGATTATTTGTGAAGGCATCCGTGACATCACGGCTGATGACATCGAAATCGCGCGTCAGCTTGGCTACAAAATCAAGTTGCTCGCTGTGATTGCACGGGATTTCGAGGCCAACAAGCTCTCCGTTCGCCTGCATCCGGCTTTGATTTCCAAGAAGGAAGTCATTGCCGGGGTGGATGAAGTGTACAACGGCGTCAGCGTGACCGGCGACGTGGTCGGTACCACGGTTTTGATCGGGCGCGGAGCCGGACAGGACGCGACTTCAAGCTCGGTTATCAGCGATATCGCCGATGCGGTTTTCATGCTTCAGGGCGCGCCGGCACCGGTAATCAGCGAAGAGGACGAGGAAGTGTACCAGCAACTGGCGGACGGACTCGAACTGACCACACCGGAGGAGCTGGAAGGCCGCTATTACCTGCGTATTCATGTCAAGGACCAGGAAGGCGTGCTGGCCCGGATCTCCAATATCCTGGCCGAGCACCACATCAGCTTTGCGACCGTCAACCAGAAGGAACTGGAAGACGGCAGTGCCCTGATCATGGTCACGACCCACAAGGCCGGCGAATCCGCCGTCAATGCCGCCAAGCTGAGTCTGGCGGCCGAAGCCATTGTGTTGGGAAAGCCGGTGAGCTTCCGCGTGTTCGATCCCTCCAAGTTGATTTAA
- a CDS encoding DUF6868 family protein, translating into MNVDLEQFFFWCLVINAILYSMSALAVWLLKDFICSIFKGLFEMDRSETLKALQTYLAHYKLFIMVFNFTPWLVLLILG; encoded by the coding sequence ATGAATGTAGATCTGGAACAGTTTTTTTTCTGGTGCCTGGTCATCAACGCCATCCTTTACAGCATGAGCGCGCTGGCGGTCTGGCTGCTGAAGGATTTTATCTGCTCGATCTTCAAGGGCCTGTTCGAAATGGACCGGAGCGAGACCTTGAAAGCGCTTCAGACTTACCTGGCCCATTACAAACTGTTCATCATGGTTTTTAATTTTACACCCTGGTTGGTTTTGCTGATTCTAGGCTAG
- a CDS encoding SulP family inorganic anion transporter, whose product MEKAIGDARAALNVALLDFPQSMAYALIAGLPVQIGIFGSALSTITGPIMASSRFIMLGPSNATAVMLLSAFLTLNYSPEQAVLALPLLLLLVGVFMILGAFLRVASMVQYVSRTVITGYITAAAFLIIVNQLKTVLGLHVARAGTFAESLYNLVRGLPEIHWEAFLVGALTVSIFIPLKRFAKGLPTVAVTLVLVSGLTAWLRHLGVEVEMLKPISASNWPLSIPHFNWNDFYGLSNAALAVAFLSLLESSSISKTLAAKAGDQVDLNQQMLSMGMANFACAFGSGMAVSGSLTRSVLNFDSRARTPISSVMSGVLLILGLFLLGRFVGYVPKPALASVVIMVGISLINMKNITMMVRTTKSDAAVFFVTLIGGMLLPLDTAIYLGATASIVLFMRKAARPDLKEIAFDDKGGLVEASQQTERPEIAIVHVEGDLFFASSDLFLEQMRHLVGHPNQRAIILRMRNAHHLDATVAITLKELIAFAKTKHCAILVSGAHTEVERIFQQSGLMEVLGEEQFFRFDANNINMSTRNALKRAQSLTGVESADITIFASDKKD is encoded by the coding sequence GTGGAGAAAGCAATCGGTGACGCGCGGGCTGCCCTGAATGTTGCGCTGCTCGATTTCCCGCAGAGCATGGCTTACGCCTTGATTGCTGGCCTGCCGGTTCAGATCGGTATTTTCGGTTCCGCGCTCTCCACCATCACCGGCCCGATCATGGCCAGCTCGCGCTTTATCATGCTCGGGCCTTCGAACGCGACTGCGGTGATGTTGCTTTCGGCCTTCCTGACCCTGAACTACAGTCCGGAGCAGGCGGTGCTGGCCTTGCCCCTGTTGCTCCTTCTGGTTGGCGTCTTCATGATACTCGGCGCCTTTCTGCGGGTGGCGTCGATGGTGCAGTATGTTTCGCGTACCGTCATCACCGGTTACATCACCGCGGCGGCCTTTCTCATCATCGTCAACCAGTTGAAGACGGTGCTGGGGTTGCATGTTGCGCGAGCGGGGACATTTGCGGAGTCCCTTTATAATCTCGTGCGGGGACTCCCCGAAATTCACTGGGAAGCGTTCCTCGTTGGGGCTCTGACAGTGTCTATTTTTATCCCTCTCAAGCGTTTCGCAAAGGGTTTGCCGACCGTAGCGGTGACCTTGGTTCTGGTGAGTGGGCTGACGGCTTGGTTGAGGCATCTCGGCGTCGAGGTGGAAATGCTCAAGCCGATCAGTGCCTCCAACTGGCCCTTGAGTATCCCGCATTTTAACTGGAATGACTTTTATGGCCTGTCCAATGCGGCGCTTGCCGTGGCCTTCCTTTCGCTGCTGGAAAGCTCGTCTATTTCCAAGACGCTGGCCGCCAAGGCCGGGGACCAAGTCGATTTGAACCAGCAGATGCTCAGTATGGGAATGGCCAATTTCGCCTGTGCTTTTGGCTCGGGGATGGCTGTTTCGGGCTCGCTGACGCGCTCGGTGCTCAATTTTGACAGTCGCGCCCGTACCCCGATTTCCAGTGTCATGAGCGGGGTTCTTCTCATCTTGGGCCTGTTCCTTCTCGGGCGCTTTGTCGGTTATGTGCCGAAGCCTGCGTTGGCTTCAGTGGTGATCATGGTGGGGATCTCTCTGATCAATATGAAGAACATCACCATGATGGTGAGGACCACCAAGAGCGATGCCGCGGTGTTCTTTGTCACTTTGATCGGGGGGATGCTTCTGCCCCTGGATACCGCCATTTATCTCGGTGCCACGGCATCCATCGTTCTTTTTATGCGCAAGGCCGCCCGTCCGGACCTCAAGGAAATCGCATTCGACGACAAAGGCGGCCTGGTCGAGGCCAGCCAGCAAACCGAGCGGCCGGAGATCGCCATCGTTCACGTGGAGGGCGATTTGTTCTTTGCTTCCAGTGACCTCTTTCTCGAGCAAATGCGACACTTGGTCGGGCACCCGAACCAGCGGGCGATCATCCTCCGCATGCGGAATGCCCACCATCTGGATGCCACGGTGGCGATCACCCTGAAGGAGTTGATTGCATTCGCGAAGACCAAGCATTGTGCGATCTTGGTCAGCGGGGCACACACCGAGGTCGAGCGGATCTTCCAGCAGTCGGGCCTCATGGAAGTGTTGGGCGAGGAGCAGTTCTTCCGTTTTGATGCCAATAATATCAACATGTCGACGCGTAATGCGTTGAAGCGTGCCCAATCCCTGACTGGTGTCGAATCTGCGGATATCACCATTTTCGCTTCGGACAAAAAGGACTGA
- a CDS encoding N-acetylglucosamine kinase, translating to MRKVIGVDGGGTKTHAVLATEAGRVLGQGTAGGSNLNEAGVDGVQSALHAAVAKAFSKAGLRMEPVDALFLGMAGASNETDRTRIRQAALKLDIAAHARIEVDHDLRIALSGGLGGRPGIALIAGTGSACYGRDASGTSVQVGGFGWLVDDLGSGYWIACQALSRSVQQADGRLRESRLKTAALQFLGIPSMDRFRDRVYKEGLRRSELAAFCKVVLELAKAGDPDAGAVVSEALIHLAQLAETAATRLKLTSTEIVFAGGLVSNETFRSQLESVIRDRLANVSFTAPCLPPVGGALVEALHLLGEQVPQSVLTNIGAGLRTA from the coding sequence ATGCGTAAAGTAATCGGGGTCGACGGCGGAGGAACCAAAACACATGCCGTCTTGGCCACGGAGGCCGGAAGGGTCCTCGGACAAGGGACTGCCGGCGGTTCCAACCTGAACGAAGCCGGTGTCGACGGCGTACAAAGCGCGCTGCACGCCGCCGTTGCCAAAGCCTTCAGCAAGGCCGGGCTGCGCATGGAACCCGTCGATGCCCTCTTCCTCGGCATGGCCGGCGCCAGCAATGAAACGGACCGTACCCGCATACGACAGGCAGCTCTTAAACTGGACATTGCAGCGCACGCACGGATCGAAGTCGACCACGACCTGCGCATCGCCCTGAGCGGCGGCTTGGGAGGACGTCCCGGTATCGCACTCATCGCAGGAACGGGATCGGCCTGCTACGGGCGCGATGCATCCGGCACGTCCGTACAGGTAGGTGGCTTTGGTTGGCTGGTGGACGACTTGGGCAGCGGCTATTGGATCGCATGCCAGGCACTCAGCCGGAGCGTCCAACAGGCAGACGGACGACTGCGCGAAAGCCGGTTGAAAACAGCGGCCCTTCAATTTCTAGGCATCCCCTCAATGGATCGGTTCCGGGACCGTGTCTACAAGGAGGGGCTCCGACGCAGTGAACTCGCAGCCTTCTGCAAAGTGGTTCTCGAGCTGGCAAAAGCCGGAGATCCCGACGCCGGTGCGGTCGTATCCGAGGCTTTAATACATCTGGCACAGTTGGCGGAAACCGCGGCAACCCGGCTCAAGCTGACGTCAACCGAAATCGTTTTCGCAGGCGGCCTTGTTTCGAACGAAACATTCCGCTCACAACTTGAATCCGTAATCCGCGACAGGTTAGCCAACGTAAGCTTCACCGCCCCCTGCCTGCCACCAGTTGGCGGCGCGCTGGTAGAAGCATTACACTTGCTGGGAGAGCAGGTCCCGCAATCCGTACTGACAAACATTGGCGCCGGCCTCAGGACCGCCTAG
- a CDS encoding PAS domain S-box protein: MPAFAASFAETHLIMDQNPPAESQFPLSPDAMDGLFAALNEYALVAIMDTGFVITYANDAFNQLLYPAGGNALGASYPGLICEKYMPGQWDLVETDLDGGKNWQGELCLRAGEGEFFWVRSLFYAVRGPDGKASQYVSIMRNISWEKKIEMELRDSQHLVYEAARVARLGAWEYDCRTGKLYWSPTTKEIHEVDPDYVPDIESGIAFYEASWARGRIRECVRRAIEEGVAYDEELLILTAKGRECWVRAIGQSAFQNGQCVRIYGVLQDIDREKRLRINYESASSFMGNLLDSATEFSFIATDCEGMITVFNSGAEKLLGYEKEEVLGRRSPDIFHVPEEVSAYAGELKDALGRTVEGFEIFVAKARQEGLDRREWTYLRKDGARVPVVLIVTPMRDPEGQVRGYVGVARDISLRKQALKELHESEQRFRSAFENSGSGMVIADLDGTWTEVNQKLCRMLGYSPSDLVGRHFREFVHPDDLELGMDLNREAVQGERNSYQLYKRYLHAKGHELWMNLTVSLVRDAEGNPLHFISQMEDVTANRELEARLLATKDRLTVATRGSGIGIWEWNILNGELIWDEQMFRLYGRSPLKVVASYELWYESLHEGDRERMAEIVRQVLEGNADFDTEFRIVWPNGAVRHMRGISIVQFDEEGQALRMIGTNWDITHTVEQREELARLAHRAEEANRAKSQFLANMSHEIRTPLNGIIGMAEILSEVKSLEPEQQECVDIINSSGMALLGLINDILDFSKIEAGRLELAIRDFSLGELLGELDTMFLHKANGRGLGFYCEVKGDVPDKLRGDPARIRQVLVNLIGNAIKFTARGRVDVVVEKTASRRRDNSVMLRFAVKDTGIGIKRALKDKLFKEFSQIDSSTSRLYGGTGLGLAISKNLVGLMDGRIGCESEYGSGAEFWFILTLPVVEVDVPDAAEPAPETRPVAKSWPKHVGRYQDLEARVLFAEDNRTNQLVAATLLKRTGLKIDFVENGIEAIEALKSKDYDLVLMDVQMPRMDGHEASRRIRSGEAGEGNREIPIIAVTAHARPEDSKACFDAGINAYISKPIDRNKLIVELDAFLLKSGPHVQVISPPDRPAEDPDVMPVFDRDEYLNRLMQDVASARDAAARACQEMEQHHRGVREGLVREDPETLRFHLHSLKGVALNCECCSLSALARELQMYPIESLLEEVLERADELSKAKNAALKALQSFLAE, encoded by the coding sequence ATGCCTGCCTTCGCGGCTAGCTTTGCCGAGACTCACTTGATCATGGATCAGAACCCGCCGGCCGAATCTCAATTTCCCTTAAGTCCCGATGCAATGGATGGTTTGTTCGCGGCGCTCAACGAGTATGCCCTGGTCGCAATCATGGATACCGGCTTCGTGATCACCTATGCCAATGATGCATTCAACCAATTGCTCTATCCTGCGGGCGGCAATGCGTTGGGTGCAAGTTATCCGGGGCTGATCTGCGAGAAGTACATGCCGGGACAATGGGACTTGGTCGAAACGGACCTCGATGGTGGGAAAAACTGGCAGGGAGAGCTGTGCCTGCGCGCGGGGGAAGGCGAGTTTTTCTGGGTCCGTTCGCTGTTCTATGCAGTGCGTGGTCCGGATGGGAAGGCGAGCCAGTATGTCTCGATCATGCGCAATATCAGTTGGGAAAAGAAGATCGAGATGGAGCTGCGCGACAGCCAGCATTTGGTGTATGAGGCCGCCCGGGTCGCTCGTCTGGGGGCCTGGGAATATGATTGCCGGACGGGCAAGCTGTATTGGTCGCCGACGACGAAAGAGATTCACGAGGTTGATCCGGATTATGTCCCCGATATCGAAAGCGGGATTGCATTCTATGAGGCGAGTTGGGCGCGGGGCCGGATCCGTGAGTGTGTGCGACGTGCGATCGAAGAAGGGGTGGCCTACGATGAAGAGCTCTTGATCCTGACCGCCAAGGGACGCGAATGTTGGGTGCGCGCCATCGGCCAGTCGGCGTTCCAGAACGGGCAGTGTGTGCGTATTTACGGTGTGCTGCAGGATATCGACCGCGAGAAGCGCTTGAGGATCAACTATGAATCCGCATCCAGTTTCATGGGCAACCTTCTGGATTCGGCCACGGAGTTCAGTTTTATCGCGACCGATTGTGAGGGGATGATTACCGTATTTAATTCCGGCGCAGAGAAATTGCTGGGCTATGAAAAAGAGGAAGTCCTGGGACGGCGTAGTCCGGATATCTTCCATGTGCCCGAGGAGGTGTCGGCCTATGCGGGGGAATTGAAGGATGCGCTGGGACGGACGGTCGAGGGGTTTGAAATCTTCGTTGCGAAGGCGCGCCAAGAGGGCTTGGACCGGCGGGAGTGGACCTATCTTCGTAAAGATGGAGCCCGGGTCCCGGTGGTCTTGATTGTCACGCCGATGCGTGATCCAGAGGGACAGGTTCGCGGGTACGTCGGGGTGGCACGTGATATTTCGCTGCGCAAGCAGGCTCTGAAAGAATTGCACGAAAGCGAACAGCGTTTTCGCAGTGCTTTCGAGAACTCGGGCAGTGGTATGGTGATCGCCGACTTGGATGGAACCTGGACCGAGGTCAATCAGAAGCTCTGCCGTATGTTGGGCTATTCCCCTTCGGATCTTGTCGGACGGCATTTTCGGGAATTTGTCCACCCGGACGATCTTGAACTGGGGATGGACCTTAACAGGGAAGCGGTGCAGGGGGAACGCAATAGCTACCAATTGTATAAGCGTTACCTGCATGCGAAAGGGCACGAGCTTTGGATGAATCTGACGGTATCACTGGTACGTGATGCGGAGGGCAACCCGCTGCACTTCATTTCGCAAATGGAAGACGTGACGGCGAACCGTGAATTGGAAGCGCGGTTATTGGCGACGAAGGATCGCCTGACCGTGGCGACACGTGGTTCAGGTATCGGCATCTGGGAATGGAATATATTGAACGGTGAATTAATCTGGGACGAGCAGATGTTCCGGCTGTATGGCCGCTCGCCCCTGAAAGTTGTGGCAAGCTATGAACTCTGGTATGAGAGCCTGCATGAAGGGGACCGGGAGCGTATGGCTGAGATTGTACGCCAGGTGCTGGAGGGGAACGCCGATTTCGATACAGAATTCAGGATTGTCTGGCCGAACGGTGCCGTGCGGCACATGCGTGGCATCTCGATTGTGCAGTTTGACGAAGAGGGACAGGCGCTGCGGATGATCGGAACAAACTGGGATATCACACATACAGTCGAACAACGCGAAGAACTGGCCCGCTTGGCGCATCGGGCCGAGGAAGCGAACCGTGCGAAGAGCCAGTTTCTTGCGAACATGAGTCATGAGATCCGCACGCCGCTCAATGGGATCATCGGGATGGCGGAGATCCTCTCCGAAGTCAAGAGCCTCGAGCCCGAGCAGCAGGAGTGTGTCGACATCATTAACAGCAGTGGAATGGCGCTGCTTGGTCTGATCAATGACATCCTTGATTTCTCCAAAATTGAGGCCGGTCGTTTGGAGCTGGCGATTCGCGATTTTAGCTTGGGTGAGTTGCTGGGGGAACTCGATACGATGTTTCTTCACAAGGCGAACGGACGTGGCCTCGGTTTCTACTGTGAAGTCAAGGGCGATGTGCCCGATAAGTTGCGGGGCGACCCGGCTCGGATACGGCAGGTTCTCGTCAATCTGATTGGCAATGCGATCAAGTTTACCGCGCGTGGCCGGGTGGACGTGGTGGTGGAAAAAACCGCCAGCCGCCGCCGCGACAATTCCGTAATGCTCCGTTTTGCGGTCAAGGATACGGGGATCGGGATCAAGCGGGCGCTGAAGGACAAATTATTCAAGGAGTTCAGTCAAATCGACAGCAGTACTTCCCGGCTCTACGGTGGGACGGGATTGGGACTGGCCATTTCCAAGAATCTGGTCGGCTTGATGGACGGGCGTATCGGCTGTGAAAGCGAGTACGGCTCCGGGGCTGAATTTTGGTTCATCCTCACCTTGCCGGTCGTCGAGGTGGATGTTCCCGATGCGGCCGAGCCCGCCCCGGAGACTCGTCCGGTTGCGAAGTCTTGGCCCAAGCACGTTGGCCGGTACCAGGACTTGGAGGCCCGGGTGCTTTTTGCGGAAGACAACCGGACGAACCAGCTCGTAGCGGCCACCCTGCTCAAACGGACCGGCTTGAAAATCGATTTTGTCGAAAACGGGATTGAGGCGATCGAGGCCTTGAAATCCAAGGATTATGACTTGGTGCTGATGGATGTCCAAATGCCCCGGATGGACGGGCACGAGGCTTCCCGGCGGATCCGCAGCGGCGAAGCGGGGGAAGGGAACCGGGAGATTCCCATTATCGCGGTCACGGCGCACGCCCGGCCGGAAGACAGCAAGGCCTGTTTCGATGCCGGCATTAACGCGTACATTTCCAAGCCGATCGACCGGAACAAGCTGATCGTCGAACTGGATGCGTTTCTCCTGAAGAGTGGTCCGCATGTGCAGGTGATTTCCCCGCCGGATCGACCTGCTGAGGATCCCGATGTGATGCCGGTTTTTGACCGGGATGAATATCTCAATCGTCTCATGCAGGATGTCGCCTCGGCCCGTGACGCGGCGGCGCGTGCCTGTCAGGAGATGGAACAGCACCACCGTGGGGTGCGGGAGGGGCTTGTGCGGGAGGATCCCGAAACGCTCCGTTTTCATTTGCATTCCCTGAAAGGGGTGGCGCTGAACTGCGAATGCTGCTCGCTGAGTGCGCTCGCTCGCGAACTTCAAATGTACCCCATCGAAAGCCTGTTGGAAGAAGTGCTGGAACGTGCGGATGAGCTCTCCAAGGCGAAAAATGCCGCTTTGAAGGCCTTGCAGTCATTTCTGGCTGAATGA